CCTGCTTAATTACTAATGCTAATTCAATGAAAAAACTAGATTTATACCTCATTCGCCAATTTTTGACTACGTTATCCATGACGTTACTGGGATTTGTGTGTGTTATCCTGATTGTAGATCTCATTGAAAACCTCGATCGATTTATTGATAATTCCATCCCTGCCATTATCACAATTAAATATTATATCTACGCCATCCCCTGGTTTTTAAATATTGGCCTTCCTATGTCCATGCTAATTTCAACTGTTTTTAGTATCGGTCTTTTGGCAAAAAGAAATGAACTTACTGCCATGAAGGCCACCGGGATTAGCCTCTATAGAATTGCTATTCCTATTACCACAATTGGATTGATAATCAGCTTTATATCATTTGAATTGGATAATACATGGGTGAGCAAAGGCAATGAAGTCCGATATAATATTGAACGGGAATATATGAAGCGGCGATCCCGTGTGAAGCGCCAAACGGATCTCCGAAATGTCTTTTTACAAAAAAATGAAAAAACCCATATTTCTATCGGCAGGTATAAAGTTGAAACAACGGTTGGCCGCAGCATCACCGCCATTGCTTTAGAGAATGGAACTGTTAGTCAGCGTATAGATGCTCGGGGTATCAAATGGCTTGATTCCTTGAATACTTGGAATGTAACAGATTTTTCAATCAGGGAGTTCAATTCAATTGGTGAAGTAAAAGATATGACTATGTCCCGAGGTGATACTTTATTGGAACTTAATTTCACACCCGAAGATATTACGCAACAATCCAAAACGCCAGATGAAATGAACTTTGCCGAGCTTACTCTTCGGATTGATCAGCTTAAAAAGAACGGTGTAGATACTACCAAATGGGAAGTAGATCGACTATTTAAAATATCCTTTGCCTTCACAAATTTAATTGTTGTTCTATTCGGCTTGCCCTTGGTGGTAATGAAATCAAAAGGTGGATTATCTTTTGGGGCCGGCATGGGAATTTTTGTGATTTTTATATACTATGCCTTTATCAAATTTGGTATGTCCATGGGGTATAAGGGTATCATGTCTCCCCTTACAGCTGCATGGATGGGGAATGTGATATTTTCTATCGGCGGAATGCTACTTTTGGTCTTTGCCCGTAAGTGATTCTTCTGGTTCTTTGATCACCCCTTTTTCCGGAATAGGAGAAGGTCCACCGTTATTAGAAACGCCCTTTTCTTTCCTACCTTTAAAACTGGTAATTGTAAATCCAAGGGCAAGGTTTAACCCTTTCATAGAATGGATCCACATCCCATCGCGAAATGAAAATCCAAAATCGATCAATACAGGACCACCATGAAATCCGGCACCCAAAGCCAATTCCGTTCGACCCATGCCTTCCCATGCAAACCCAAGTCGTAAAGGCATTTTTGGAAAACGATGTAATTCCGCTCCCACAGCCCAACGCCAGCGGGAATTAGCAAATAATCTGTTCTCAAATCCAGTACTAAGATCAGAACTAACGAGATAATCTTTTTTACGGTACGATAATCCAAACCGAAGTATAGCGGGATATCTTATATTAAATTCTTTTAACTTTCCGTTTTCATCCACATTCTTTATTAGAGTTGAACTGCTTGTAAATATAGATCCCGATGATAGATTATCCGCTCGGAGTGAATCAATTGTATAGGTGTACAAAATTGCAACAGAATCGGAGAGAGCTTCACCTTTCCATTTCATATTAAATATATCATCACTGTTGCCAAATTTGCCATCTTTCCCCGCTAAAATATCTTTAATAAAAGAGGGTTTATTCCAACCGATGGTTCCCAATGCATTGATCAAAGAAACGCCAAAACGCATTCCATTGATTTCTTTGCTTGCCACACCTATGTCTAATCCGTAACCAGCGCCACCAAATCCTTGTCTCAAATAATAGGACCCTGATCCATAAACTGCTGTTGGAGTTGTAATGAAATCTGCTTTACTTGAATCAGGATCAATACCCATATAAAACAATCCTTGGAGATATTTTAGAGAGATCCCTAGAGCAAAAGATTCAAAAGGTACAGCAAAAGAAAAACCCAATTCGTGGACACCCATAATTTCATATCCCAATGTCATATCAATCTCCGGATTACTGGCGTTACCTTCCAGCATAAGCCGAGCTAATCCCGCCGGAATGCTATAAGAACTCATATAAAGTATATTCGAAGTTATGGCCATATTTCCTGATGAATAATTGAGTCCAGGAATTGGCAATTGGCCGTTCATATCAAATTTGAGTCCCCCATTTCGTTCGAGCCGATTAATGATTAAAGTTTTTTCATCATTATCCAAAGTATCTCCGCTTAGGGTATTCATGGCGGCCATGGATAGATAATTATTCCCAATACCAAAATCAATGCCACCCAACTGAAGCATAAAAGGTTTATCTACTTGGAAAGCAATAAGGGCAGGATTGTACCCAACAGAATAAAAACCATCACCAATCATTGAATAAGCATTGGCTAATGAAACGGCTCGAGCATCTCGTTTTTGACCAAAAGAAACGGTCATCATCAAGAAGAGAATAAAGATTGGATAAAGCCGTTTAATCATTTATTGGACTTTTTTCCCCATTGAGCGATCGTTGAGTTTACTCGAATTTTTCCACTACTATGACTGATGGTGAAATACCATCCATTCATATCACGAACTTTTCCGTCCGTAGATTTTATTCGAATTCGAATGCTATCCCGTAAAGATGATTCCATAGAATTGATTCCTGTTGTACTGCTCGGTGTCCAATTAAACGAATCCACATTGGCCAATTCTGTCGTGATGTCGGCCCACCCATCGTCCTTATCCATATCTGGAGAAGTGCCCGCAAAGTAGGCTAAATCGACAGTGTTAATTGTTCCAAATGTTTTCCATTTAATAGTGACTTCCGAATCCTTATTCAAATTCTGGTTTCCATTGGGATATTTAACCACCAATTCATCAGGGGCAGCACTTGTCATGCCCGTACTACTCAGCATAAAAGTAATATTCGAATTAATATCTATATAATCTGCCGTTGTTAAGTAAACCTTTTTACCATCAGAACCATTGAGATGAAAGCGCGGCGCCATATAGGGCTGTCCCGGGTTTGTCATGAGCATAATCCTAGATGAAGGAATGGGGCTACTATAAACAGCAAACCCAGGATCTTTAACCTGCCCTGCGTGAACGCTCGCATTAGTCGCGGGATAAAAACTCACGGGATCAGGCAATGGGATTTTTAATAATGTATCCACATATGAAACTACCGTATCCATACCAAAACCTGTGGTCTTTATTAAATAAACCATACCATCCACACAATCGGCAATATCATCCATAACATTAAAAATGAAATAATTACCAGTCTTTGGATTTAGACTGTCACATTTTGAAACAATATAAACACTGTCCGAACTTGCCCAGTTTTTTTTCACTACCATTGAATCTTTAAATGAAGAAAGGGCGCTGACAGTCGTATCCAATGGAAAAAAACCCAAATTGGACATGAGCATGGCCAACTCTCCACCTGTTGGTATTTTATTTTCTACTGTCAAATCTAAACTGGCAGATTGCAGCGTTGATCTAATCCGATTCCGATTGCTGTGGTCCATTTCTTGGACGGGAGTATTGGTGACTGAAATAAATGTCATAGGTGCCATAATGACTTCAAATGGCGCAAGCATAGTATATTTACCGCCAATACTCATTCCTGCTTCTAAAGTTCCTCTGCCGTCAATTCTAGCGCGTGATTCTACATTGAAGATTGCTGGACTTGAGGACATAAGTTCTACAATTGTTGTTTCACCCGCTTTGGGTGCAACTGTTGAACTATCATAGTATGCCACTGAGGATGGCGACTTATACTTCAGCGTTGTTGTACCATCTCTGGAAAGTCGAATAATCGTTTTGGTCGTATCACCAGCATTTGTTGGACTAGCCAAAGTCGACAATGCATTAACCTTCATGGAGTCGCCTTTTTGATTGATGCCAATCATATCAAAATCAAGGATTACCGGTAGCCGAATACCATTTCTCATTTCAATTTCTAATTTTGTATCGGAGAATGCCATACCAGAAAATCCCAAAGGCATTCCGGCAATACTGAATGCTGTGGGTGGAAATCCTTGAATAATGTTTGCTTCCAATGATTCAAAATGCAATTTTTTCAGTGCAACATCCAAAGAAACAGCGCCCATGTCTGACCCATCCAATGGGATTTTTGCTGATTGAGCCGGCATAATTGCTGATATATCAAGACTTAACTTAGATAACGCTGAATCTTTCCCCGCCGGATTGGCAAAAGTATATCCGTCTAAATTAAATGTTTTAACGATAGTTGTACCCTTTTTCAAAACAGTGTCTATTTTAGTTGAATCTTTTCCTGCTGGTGGAATGAAATTTCTAAAATTCAAATTAAAATCAATATTGAGGGGATAAGTGCTAGAAATACTTTTTATGTCAATCTCGTTGACTTCAAAACCGCTATTTGATTTTAATTTACCTGAATATATTTCTATATCTGTAGGGAAATCTATGGCAGGTAATGACATGGGTAATTCGTATTTGTCCACTTGAACAATGGCTGAATCCAATCCGGAAATTCGAAGTTGAATTGCCACATTCACTTGAACACTGTCCCCTGCATTAATGGTCACAGTTGCATCGGATGTACTGGCAATCCCAAAGCCGATATCCATCCTGATTGCATTGCCCAAACTATCTTGACTCAAGGATGTTGTCGTTGGACCATAACTTGCATCCTTAGGTAAAGTTGACTGAGTATGGTTGGCCAATGTTTTGGCCGGCGAAGCGATATCTGTAACAAGAGCCGCGCTGGGATTGGTCACATTAGTAGGCAATCCCTTGTTATTAAAAGTGGAACCAAAATCGCTGACGCTACTCCCCGCATCTGCTTTGATAACCAACCCATCAACGGATTTAATAAAACTTGGCAATTGGCTTGATGGTATAGCCGGGATTGGTATTGTAATTTGGATGGTAGTATCCACTGCCGAAGCAATAGCGTTCCACACCGCTTGTGTAACAATTTGATTGGTTATTGGTGGTACAGAAAAAACAGCTCCGGAACTATTGGTGAGCTGCCCACCAGGCGCAATTGGTATTGCTAAATTAATAGTGGTATCCAATGAAAATGAAAGACTAGGAGCGGTTACAGGATCTTGTGAATATTGGATATTTTGATTGAGTTCAACCTCAAGAATATCTGCACCTATTGATGTATCCGGCAAGGCACCCTCAAACATTAACTGCATTCCAATGGAGTCTGCTGTTGAGAATATCTGTTTATTATCCACCATCCCTGCCAATGAATACTTTTTTTGCACAAGTGGAAAGGAGAGTTCAAAAAACCATGTGGGCAATTCAAATGCCATAGGATTTTGAAAATCGCAACTCAATGTAAATATAGAAAATATACCAATTAATATTTTTGTAAGACGGTTTCGAATGCGTATTTGCAATTTTCTCGGATTTTGATTCATTATATTTGGGTCATTTGCCTAACGATTTAACATAGAAATTGACCTGAATTGAGTCCCTTTTACTACAAAAAAAAAGAGCCCCGAAAAATCGGAGCTCTTTTACATTTATAATCAAGTTAATGATTAATATCTGTAATGCTCAGGTTTAAAGGGCCCATCTACGGATACACCAATATATTCCGCCTGGTCGTCCCTTAATTTTGTCAGCTCAACACCAAGTTTATTCAGGTGTAAAAAAGCGACTTTTTCATCCAAATATTTTGGCAACATATGAACATCGTTAGTATAATTTTCACTATTATTCCACAATTCAAGTTGAGCCAATGTCTGGTTTGAAAATGAATTACTCATGACGAAAGAAGGGTGTCCGGTGGCACAACCCAAATTCACTAAACGACCTTCAGCCAAAACGATAATATTTTTTCCTTTAATGGTATACATGTCCACCTGGGGTTTTATCTCGTCCTTAGTGTTACCGTAATTATTATTCAACCATGCCATATCAATTTCATTATCAAAATGACCAATATTACAAACGATCGCTTTATCTTTCATGGCTTCAAAATGATGCCCTTGGACAATATCTTTATTTCCTGTTGTTGTTACAATAATATCCGCCTCAGGAATGGCTGTTTCCAATCTTCTCACAGGGAATCCATCCATGGCCGCCTGAAGCGCACAAATAGGATCAATTTCTGTAATAATTACCCTGGCGCCGGCACCACGCAGAGATGCAGCAGACCCTTTTCCCACATCGCCATAACCAGCCACTAAGGCAACCTTACCGGCCATCATAATGTCGGTTGAACGGCGAATGGCATCAACCAGTGATTCTTTACAACCATATTTATTATCAAATTTTGATTTAGTTACAGAATCATTCACATTGATCGCTGGCATAGTTAGTGTGCCATTTTTAACTCGGTCATATAACCGATGAACACCGGTAGTGGTTTCTTCTGACAATCCTTTAATATCTGCCACTAATTCAGGGAATTGATCCAAAACCATATTGGTTAAGTCACCACCGTCATCGAGGATTAAGTTCAATGATTGGCCATCTTCAAAAGCAAAAAGTGTTTGCTCAATACACCAATCAAATTCGACATCGTTCATACCTTTCCAGGCATAAACGGGAACGCCAGTGACGGCGATTGCTGCAGCTGCGTGATCCTGTGTAGAAAAAATATTGCAAGAAGACCATGTGACTTCAGCACCCAACTCAGTGAGTGTTTCAATTAACACAGCTGTTTGAATTGTCATGTGCAGACAACCTGCAATGCGAGCACCTGCCAATGGTTTGGAGGGACCATATTCTTCTCGGATGGCCATTAAGCCCGGCATCTCTGCTTCAGCTAAAGTCATTTCTTTACGACCCCATTCAGCTAAAGAAATATCTTTAACCTTATAAGGTAATCTATCAGTTTGAGTCATTTCTGCTACAGTCATAATTAATTCCTTTTCATTATGGCTGATTTCAATGCATCAACCATGTCAGTTTTTTCCCACGTGAATAATTCAATTTCCCGCCCGAAATGTCCATTGGCAGCGGTTTGACGATAACGGGGATATTTCAATTTTAAGTGACGAATGATTCCACCCGGTTTCAACGGGAAAATCGATTTCGCAATTTCTGTTAATGTTTCATCGGCCAGCGATCCAGTGCCAAAAGATTTCACATAAAATGAAGTGGGTTCGGCAACGCCAATACTGTAGGAGAATTGCACCTCACATTTTTCAGCTAATCCTGCAGCAACAATATTTTTAGCGATATAACGCGCCATATACGCTGCGGAGCGATCCACTTTGGAGGGATCTTTTCCGGAAAATGCACCACCGCCATGGGGAGCATAACCACCATAAGTATCCACAATAATTTTACGACCTGTTAACCCAGTGTCCGCTTCAGGACCACCAAATACAAAACGCCCCG
This genomic stretch from Candidatus Neomarinimicrobiota bacterium harbors:
- a CDS encoding YjgP/YjgQ family permease, which gives rise to MKKLDLYLIRQFLTTLSMTLLGFVCVILIVDLIENLDRFIDNSIPAIITIKYYIYAIPWFLNIGLPMSMLISTVFSIGLLAKRNELTAMKATGISLYRIAIPITTIGLIISFISFELDNTWVSKGNEVRYNIEREYMKRRSRVKRQTDLRNVFLQKNEKTHISIGRYKVETTVGRSITAIALENGTVSQRIDARGIKWLDSLNTWNVTDFSIREFNSIGEVKDMTMSRGDTLLELNFTPEDITQQSKTPDEMNFAELTLRIDQLKKNGVDTTKWEVDRLFKISFAFTNLIVVLFGLPLVVMKSKGGLSFGAGMGIFVIFIYYAFIKFGMSMGYKGIMSPLTAAWMGNVIFSIGGMLLLVFARK
- a CDS encoding adenosylhomocysteinase produces the protein MTQTDRLPYKVKDISLAEWGRKEMTLAEAEMPGLMAIREEYGPSKPLAGARIAGCLHMTIQTAVLIETLTELGAEVTWSSCNIFSTQDHAAAAIAVTGVPVYAWKGMNDVEFDWCIEQTLFAFEDGQSLNLILDDGGDLTNMVLDQFPELVADIKGLSEETTTGVHRLYDRVKNGTLTMPAINVNDSVTKSKFDNKYGCKESLVDAIRRSTDIMMAGKVALVAGYGDVGKGSAASLRGAGARVIITEIDPICALQAAMDGFPVRRLETAIPEADIIVTTTGNKDIVQGHHFEAMKDKAIVCNIGHFDNEIDMAWLNNNYGNTKDEIKPQVDMYTIKGKNIIVLAEGRLVNLGCATGHPSFVMSNSFSNQTLAQLELWNNSENYTNDVHMLPKYLDEKVAFLHLNKLGVELTKLRDDQAEYIGVSVDGPFKPEHYRY